AATATTCCGTGCACGGCCAGGGTCATTTTCTCAACGTGCGGTTTATCCCCGAGCTGAACTGGTACCTGTTCGTCGATAAGCGCGAGGACGGCGCGCTGAGTGAAATCCGCCAGTCGCTGTACCTCAACCTGCTGATCTGCCTGCTCGTGACGCTGGTGGTGCTGGTCCTGCTCAACCGCGTGGTCAGCCGCTATCAAGGCAAGATCCAGGCCCAGGCAACCCTCGACAGCCTGACCGAATTGCCCAACCGCCGTGGCTTCGACCTGTTGGCCGCGCAAGCCATGCACGAAGCCGAACGCGAGCCGAAACCGCTGACCGCGATGTTGCTCGACCTCGACCATTTCAAGGCATTGAACGACACCTATGGTCACCTCGCCGGCGATCAGGTGTTGATCGGCTTCGCCCGCGACTTGCAGAGTTGCCTGCGCCAGTCCGACATCGTCTGTCGCTGGGGCGGCGAGGAATTCATCGTGCTGTTGAAGGATACCGACGGTGAGACCGGTCAGAAAATTGCCGAGAAAATTCGTCAACATGTGCAGGATCAGCGTTATGCCTACAACGGTGACGACCTGCGTCTGACGGTCAGCATCGGTTTGACGACGTTGCAGCCGGATGAAACCTTGCACACGCTGCTGTCCCGGGCCGATCATGCGATGTACCGCGCCAAACAGGCCGGGCGCAACCGCACCTGCGTGGAAATGCCCCACTCGGTTTATGAATGACTTTTGAACAATGACTCAATGAACAAACCTGATCACTGCCCGGCCTGCGGCGCGCCCAACGACTGCAGCCTGGCCGACCCAAGAACCGCCGATCGCCCCTGCTGGTGTTACGGCGTAAGCATCGATCCGGCAGTCCTCGAAGCGTTGCCGGCGCAGCTGCGCGATATTTCCTGTCTGTGCCCGCGTTGCGCGCAAGTCGAGGCGCAGCTGCAAGCAGCCGCGCGGCCGATCACGTAAGATGCCCGCCCCTTTTCTGTCCGATTTTTAACCGATGCGTGTAGACCGTTTCCTCAGCAACTTGCCGCGTTTCAACCGTCAGCAGGTTCGTCTGTTGCTGGTGGAAAAACGCGTGCGCGTTGACGGAAAAGTCGTCAGCGACCCGCACGCCGACGTGCTGGAGTTCAGCCGCGTCGAAGTCGATGACGACGTGCTGCAAATCGGCAAACCGGCGCGCTACTTCATGCTCAACAAACCGCCCGGCTGCGTCAGCGCCACACGCGATCCACACCATCCGACGGTGCTCGACCTGATCGACGAACCGCACAAGGACGACCTGCACATCGCCGGGCGCCTGGATTTCAATACCACCGGCCTGATGATCATTACCAACGATGGCAGTTGGTCGCGGCGCCTGACTCAGCCGCAGACCAAACTGCCGAAGGTCTATTACGTCGAAACCGAACAGGAAATCGGCCCGGAGTATGCAGTCACCTTCAACCAAGGGCTGTACTTCGCGTTCGAGGACCTGACCACGCAACCTGCCGAATTGGTGCTGCTCGGACCGAAGTCGGCGCGGTTGAGCATCGTCGAGGGTCGTTACCATCAGGTGAAGCGCATGTTCGGCCATTTCGACAACAAGGTGCTGCGCCTGCACCGCGAAAGCATGGGCCCGCTGCTGCTCGATAACGCGCTAAAACCGGGCGAGTATCGCGCACTGCGCACCGAAGAGATCCATTTGATCTAAGCAGGCGACCGCTCAGCAGAAGTTGTCGAACAATTTACCGATGCCACTTGCGTGACCGCGTCGCCCCTGCTTGAATCAGGTCGTCGGCCGAAATGTGACCGACGAGTCACAACATACTTCTAAGAAACTTTTTGCCGGTAGAGAACCCTCAGGTTCCGCTGTTCCCCGGCAGACTGCCCGCCAATAACAATACCCGTCGACCTGCCTTACCGGATCGACATGGGCCTGCAAATTCCAGGCGTATGCCTACCTGTCACAAAGCTCGTGCAATCTCATTTGCGCGCATACCCGCTTGCCAGGAGTCTTACGACATGAGGCCAGAAATCGCTGTGCTGGATATTCAGGGGCAGTACCGGGTTTACACGGAGTTCTATCGCGCAGACGCCGCAGAGAAGACCATTATTCTGGTCAACGGCTCGATGGCCACGACTGCGTCGTTTGCTCAGACCGTGAAAAACCTTCACCCGCAGTTCAACGTGGTTTGCTACGACCAGCCCTACGCGGGCAAGTCCAAAGCCCACAACCGCCATGAGAAATTGCTGACAAAAGAGGTCGAAGGACAGATTCTGCTGGAGCTGATCGACCACTTTGCCGCCGAGCACGTGTTGTCGTTTTCCTGGGGCGGCGCCGCGACCCTCGTCGCCCTCGCCCAACGGCCGCGACGCATCGAAAAAGCGGTGATCAGCTCGTTCTCGCCGGAGATCAACGAGCCGATGCGCGACTACTTGGAACGCGGTGTCGACTACCTCGGCAGCCGCGACGGCGACCGCGTCGGCAACCTGGTTAACAGCACCATCGGCAAACACCTGCCGTCACTGTTCAAGCGTTTCAACTATCGCCATGTGAGCAACCTGGCCGCGCACGAATACGGGCAGATGCACTTCCACATCAGCGACCTGCTGCACAGCGATCGCCAGTGCTTCCTCAAGGCTGCGGAAAAAATCAACGTGCCGGTGCTGTTCATGAACGGCGAATGGGACGAATACACCGCCGCCGACGGCGCCCGGCTCTTCGCCAACCACGTGCAACACGCAACGTTCAGCACCCTGCAAGCGACCGGGCACTTCCTCGACATGGAACACAAAGCCGCCTGCCGAGACAGCCAGAACGCCTTGCTGGGCTTCCTGAAACCGGCGCAACCCGCCAGCCGACCGCGCTACCAATTTGTTCAGGAGCACCATGCGCTGGCAATCTGAAACCGCGTCATCGCGAGCAAGCTCTGCGCTCCCCCCGGGTCACCACCACCCCGTAGGAGCAAGGCTTGCCCGCGAATGGCCGTCCCTCGGTTTCACGGTGTGTCAGCCGAGCTAAAGCCATCAAGCACAAAGAAAAATTTCACTTCCGCGCGCACATCTGGTACAAAGTCAGCCGCTCTGAGCGGGTGTCGTATAATGGCATTACTCCAGCTTCCCAAGCTGATAACGAGGGTTCTTAATCGGCCCTTGCCCCAGGTGCGTAAAGAGCTCGACCAAGCGGGTATAGTTTAGTGGCAAAACGAAAGCTTCCCAAGCTTTAGTTGAGGGTTCGATTCCCTCTACCCGCTCCAATCAGCCGCAGCAATTCCGGGCCTTCTAGCCAATATTGCTACTACCGCCAAGCAACTCAAAACCAGTTTGCCCCTCCCCCTCCCCCGTTGTCACCACAAGCCAAAAGACCGGTGCGTAATCGATTCTGCGCTTTGTCAAACTTGGCTAACCCAAAGTCCGCTAGCGGCGATAGGTGATAGAACCAGAATCTCTCTGCCGCCAGAGGGATAATGATCGGATCTTTAAAGATGCCGTACTTCTCAGCCCCCCCCAGTTCAACAACTCGATCTACTACCACCAGACTTTGCCACTTGCAGATGACCATTCCAGCAACGCTATTTGATTTTTCCACCGAACCAACCGTGCTATACCCGTCACGATAATTTCACATTTGCAGGTGTACGGTTATGTCAGCTCTTTTAGTGATTCCCGGCCCGCCCCCCATCGCGGGCTTTTTTTTGCGCAAAAAAAAGAATCCGTAGAGAAGAGTGCCCCCTTCATCATCCCGCCAGACGACCTCGCCAGGCTCAGGAGACTCGAGGGCCGGCGCGCCACCCTTTGTAGTGTCAAACACTTCGGTACCGTCGGCGACTACAAAGCGAGGGGAGCGACGTACGCTGCCGCGTTCTCGCCACCTACCGGTATCGCGTACTCAATGCTGATCGCGTTATACAGGTCGACCACAGGCTCGATACTGGCAAAACTTCGGTCACGCAGAACCCGCTTGCGCAGATAGAGGGAGCGCTCGCGGTAGTTTATGGCGCGGCAGCCATCAAGCTGCTCTCGCGCAACTGAACAGTAATCCCTTCAAGAGGTGATAAAGCTATGCAAGGAGTAATGCAACTGCCCGCAGGTCGGACCCTTACCCACCTTACCGGGATTATAAAATCCGCGTCAGCGAAGGGAGGAGCATCAACAGATGCTGATTCCGCGCCTGCGCGACTAAGCCTTCCACTGAGTAACGGATTAGGCAAACTGGCTCACCATTCTTTGGTGAATCGAAGCTAAGGTTCATCTATTAAAGCTTTACATTCCACGACTAGCCTGTGCTCATCGCCGCTGTGGAGCTGGTCACAGGATGTAACGACAAAGACGGGCAGCACGCGCACAATTCAATGATTGTCTGAAAAACAACAAAAAGAGGTGATGATGTCTCCCTTTGATATTCAACGGATGTTGATAGATGAGTTTCCAATATCATTTTTGCTAGAGGTAGGGTTTCGGGCAACTTTTGCCTTTCTTGCCGTTTTCTTATTTTTAAAATCAAGTGGCCGACGCGGGATAAGACAGCTCTCACTTTTTGAGTTGGTCGTGATTTTGACATTGGGCTCCGCTGCCGGAGACGTGTCTTTCTACCATGACGTACCACTGTTGCCTGTCGCAGTCGTTTTCCTCACACTGTTGCTGCTCTATCGCATGACCGTTTTGATCATGACAAAAAGCAAGAAATTTGAAGCATGGATAGATGGTCTTCCTGTAACCGTCATACGCAACGGCTTGTATGAACCTAAATCTTTGGAGAAGCTGAATATTTCATCAAGTGAAATATTGATGGAGCTTCGACAACGGGGCGTTGAGCACTTGGGCCAAGTTAGATTGGCGCTTATGGAAACAGATGGCGACATCAGTCTTTATTTTTACGATCAAGAAGACGTTCGACCTGGTATGTCAGTCCTACCTTTAGAGCATCGTGCGGAGTTCATAAAAGTGCCCGCCACGGGACTTTATTGCTGCGTGAGTTGTGGCTTTGCACAATCTATTCAGGCAGGGCAACAAGCACGCTGCTCGCGGTGCGATCATGATATCTGGTCAACGGCGCTGAGCACTCAACGCTGTAGGTGATGGTTGCTGGAAATGATCCCACTCGGCATCAGTCAAATAGACAGGCGCCAGCACTTCGAGGAAGCAAAGATGAAGGTATTCATAAGCTCGGTGGTAAAGGGATTTGAGCAATTCATACGCCCCCCGCCTTGAGTGCGCATTTTTACCGCAGCCTACCGAGAGTCATGCGGTGCATGAGGCGTCTCAGCGCCGTGACGAGATTTTCCACAATCTTCATAGCTTGGGCCTCGCAACTCTCAAGCAAGGCTACACAGATTGGGATGACAAATCGTTTACCGGCCTGAAGTCGGGAGATACAACTTGGCGGGTTTTCAACGACGGGCTGCTTCTCATCGAGACAGATGCAACTGTGCCTATGCAAGATCATCCGGGTGGGCTCTACTTCGTATCTCCCACACATCTCTCAAAACTGCTCCTTTCATGCTTCTAAGTGGCGGCATTCGGGAGTGGCTGGTATCGCAGAAAGTTCGCATTTCGAGTGTTCGATTTATCGGCTTACCGACCGTCGCCGTCTTTCCATTCAGCCTTTCAGTCATCTCGATGGAACGTTACGCCAGCCCCCATCCTCTATCGCAACACCCGCGAATCTGAGGACTTCATCATGATTGACCCAGCAACCGGTATGAAGGCGGGCGAGCGTTACATCGTGGAAAGTTTCGAACGCACACGACATTTCCCAGGCTTCTTCCTCGACGGGAAATATTACCTTGGCCCCGAATTGATGACGGCCATAGGTTGGCTGGAAGGACAGCAGTTTTATTACGATGAGCTTGACCCCACTGGTGAGCCAGTATTCCCCAATCGAATCGCCGGCATTGTCCAAGATCTCACACTGATTCTCGCAGACGGTGCGCGTTTACCTTTAAACGAAATGCCCTACGAAGCAGAGATTGATCCCTCTAACATTCCGATCAGTCGTAATCCATCGTCATCGGGACATCGCCCTACTTCACCAAGCGATCAACACGGAACTGAGGGCGTCTGGATGTCAGGCAAACATCCCTATCCAATACTCTTGGCGGCGGGCGCAGCGCTGATACTGGGGATACTGTTTGGAGTCAAACAAGCTAAACGCCTTCCTACCCGAAAGCTGAGGTAGTCGACCTTCGTGAGTTCTCATAGAAGCGTCCTCTGAAAAATCGGAGGTGAGGACTGCATACAGTGACACCTGGCGGTCGTTGTTCTGTTGTCAAAGGGCAGCTCTGGCGATGTTCAAATCCATCATTGGAAGAAGACATGCTTCAGCGTCTTGTCGAGCGCTCATGGCAGCTCGACCCAGGTTGGCAGCTGATACTAATTGTGCGGGCTGATCTTGATGCGATCAATTAACCAACGCCCTGCCGGCCCAGGCAACGTGCTGGTCGAGTGAACAGCAGAAATATCGATCTTCACCCCCTCTCTGGGGATGCTCTCGACATCAAGCATCACTAAAGTGCCTGCCGCCAAATCTTGTTTGATCATATGCAACGGCATGCTGCCCCAGCCGACGCCGTC
The window above is part of the Pseudomonas prosekii genome. Proteins encoded here:
- a CDS encoding cysteine-rich CWC family protein, encoding MNKPDHCPACGAPNDCSLADPRTADRPCWCYGVSIDPAVLEALPAQLRDISCLCPRCAQVEAQLQAAARPIT
- a CDS encoding pseudouridine synthase, coding for MRVDRFLSNLPRFNRQQVRLLLVEKRVRVDGKVVSDPHADVLEFSRVEVDDDVLQIGKPARYFMLNKPPGCVSATRDPHHPTVLDLIDEPHKDDLHIAGRLDFNTTGLMIITNDGSWSRRLTQPQTKLPKVYYVETEQEIGPEYAVTFNQGLYFAFEDLTTQPAELVLLGPKSARLSIVEGRYHQVKRMFGHFDNKVLRLHRESMGPLLLDNALKPGEYRALRTEEIHLI
- a CDS encoding alpha/beta fold hydrolase, translating into MRPEIAVLDIQGQYRVYTEFYRADAAEKTIILVNGSMATTASFAQTVKNLHPQFNVVCYDQPYAGKSKAHNRHEKLLTKEVEGQILLELIDHFAAEHVLSFSWGGAATLVALAQRPRRIEKAVISSFSPEINEPMRDYLERGVDYLGSRDGDRVGNLVNSTIGKHLPSLFKRFNYRHVSNLAAHEYGQMHFHISDLLHSDRQCFLKAAEKINVPVLFMNGEWDEYTAADGARLFANHVQHATFSTLQATGHFLDMEHKAACRDSQNALLGFLKPAQPASRPRYQFVQEHHALAI
- a CDS encoding DUF421 domain-containing protein translates to MSPFDIQRMLIDEFPISFLLEVGFRATFAFLAVFLFLKSSGRRGIRQLSLFELVVILTLGSAAGDVSFYHDVPLLPVAVVFLTLLLLYRMTVLIMTKSKKFEAWIDGLPVTVIRNGLYEPKSLEKLNISSSEILMELRQRGVEHLGQVRLALMETDGDISLYFYDQEDVRPGMSVLPLEHRAEFIKVPATGLYCCVSCGFAQSIQAGQQARCSRCDHDIWSTALSTQRCR
- a CDS encoding short chain dehydrogenase, which produces MIDPATGMKAGERYIVESFERTRHFPGFFLDGKYYLGPELMTAIGWLEGQQFYYDELDPTGEPVFPNRIAGIVQDLTLILADGARLPLNEMPYEAEIDPSNIPISRNPSSSGHRPTSPSDQHGTEGVWMSGKHPYPILLAAGAALILGILFGVKQAKRLPTRKLR